The genomic stretch TAAAGATCTTTGCCATATATTCACGTGCCCCCAAGGCATTTATGATAGTCGTCAAAGATCCATCAATAAAGACTGTGAGAGATCTTAAGGGTAAAAAAGTTGCAGGCCCGAAGGGGACGATCCTCCACCAGCTCCTGGCGGCAGCCCTTGCCAAAGAAGGCATGACGATAAAGGACGTTGATCACATTGTGATGGGTATCCCAGCAGCAGGGAGCGCTCTGGAGAATGGGAGCGTCGATGCCGCCCTTATGGCGGGCCCTGCGGCATATACATCGCTGGCTTCCGGCGCGAGAATGCTGACAAACGGCGAAGGCCTGATCGATGCGACCATAGTCATTGCTACGACCGCCAAATACATGAAGGAGTATCCCAAGGTGATCACCCGGTTTATGGCTGCGCATAAAAAAACACTTGCATGGATAAAAAAGAACCCTGATAAAGCGAAGGCAATGACACAGAAGGAAACAGGCCTGCCGATGGAAGCTGTGAACGCCATGTATCCATGGTACGATTTTGATCCGGTCATACATAAAACGGATATAGAGGAGCTTGAAAGGACTCAGACCTTTATGCTTGAAAATGGGCTTCAGAGAAATAAAATCGACATAAGCACGGTAATTGCAAAATAAATCTGCCATATACGCGCTGTTTTTTTGTTACCGATGATTTGCCGGATACAGTTACAGTTTTATGTTCTGAAGAAGGTCCTCAAAACAGCTGCTATCATAGAGACTGCCTGAGACAGCGTAGTGTGGCATGTTAAAATAAACACCGTGCCATTCGCCGGGAATGGCACGTTTAAAAAGTGGATCTCCGACTATTCCCCTATATCCGCGTCCTGTGATAAGCGCACGGAGGTCGTCCTCTTCTTTTAATACGGCATCGCCTGATTCTGAAATGGTTTTATCAAACATAAACCAGGTGGCGACATCAACATGCTGAGATCCGCTCTTTATCCGAAGGGATTCACGCACTGCATTCGCCACCACCTGCTGGTTTATTACCAGCAGACTGTCGTTATCATCTGAGCTTGCCATGTTCACTGCGCCATGCGCTTTGATATTATTATGTCCGTCGTCATTTCCTGCGGCAGCTTCTTTGATTTTTATCCTCAGGGCGTCCTCTGTACCGGCAAATGGGAATCCGGCTATGTATGGCGTGCCGAATTTTTCTTTAAGAAATTTTGCCGGCTTAAGGCCCGATGGCGACACAACGAGGTTACACAAGACTTCTCCCGCTTTTTTTATTTCCTCCAGTCCGGCCCCCATACCATAACATGCCGGTTTTTTATATCCCCAATCTTTCAGAAGGCCCGTTATATATTCTGCGCTGTGAAGGCCAGGCATATCAAGAGGTGTCGCGCCTATGATGCCTATATCGGGCATTTGCCCCTGCCCTGTTTTGTCTTTTGCAAATGTTTTGAAGAGCTCCATATATGCCTTCTCCTGCCCCTTATCATAAAGCTCCATCCCATTCGTTTCGACTGCAAATACAGGGAGTTCGGTGCGACCGCGCAAAACACGGGTCAGCGCTTTGAAATCAGTCCCGATTACTGATGGCGCCGGAGTGGATATTATTGCTATAAAACTGCATCGGATGTTATCTGTTGCATCGGCGATTTTATCTAACAGCTTGTCATCACGGCCAAATATCGCATCCATATCCCTGAGGCCCGCGCTAAATAGGGCAGTTTTACTTCCATACCAACGCGGCTCATCATAGCCGCAAATATTTCCTGTGCATCCACCCGCATCATATACTACGATCAGGCCGCCAAGCTCAAAGAGCACGGAAACAGCGCCGGAATAATCCGGGGCAAACGGAGCCAAAAATTTGAACAGACCTTTCATTAAAAGCCTCCTAAATTACCAGATAGGAACCGTGCATCTGTTCTCTGTGACTCTTGGGGTTTGCGATGCTGTCTTCGATCTGTCTCAACAGGGAGATCAGGCCTCTGTAGCCGAATGGTTGGCGTTCTGTGTTCCATGAGAGGCACACAGCATCTGGAAAATAATATCCTGCGTCAAGGCCGATCGCGACGTCTGCGCCGGACATCGCATTGCTGTAATTGAGCATTGCCGGATATACGCTGGAATATACGCGTGTTTCAGGGCTTGATACCTTGAGCATGCGGATATAGCGGCGATCCTCTTCGTTTATCATGTGAGTGAATATGAAGGGGACCTCCATGCCGTATTTAATGAGAGCCGCAGAAATTTCAAAGGGGTTACCGTTTACTGTCTGCCCCACCGCAAATTTCATACCGCGATGTTGCTTTGAAAATATTTCCGTTGCGTGCCGGGCTTCATCATAATATTGGGTATCATTTAATTTAAATTCTAATGTTTCGGCAAGAAGAGAATACTGTTCCCTTATTGCGTTTATGTCATAAAGATGCTCAAGGCGGTGGTATGGGATCCCAAGTTTTTTTTTAAGATCTTCTGCCGCCGGGATTGCAAGCGATGTCAGTACCAGATCCAAAGATGCCTGTCCCATCTCCATATATTCTTCAAATGTGCGGCAGGCGGATATCTGATTCATCCTCTGTATTCCTGCCTGGCTCAGAAGAAGCCGGAGTTCGCAGTCATCATCAAGAGGGACAAAATTACCCAGGAGGTTTACCGTGTCGGATCTTTGTTCCGAATGTTTAAGACAGTAGTACAGAGACTGCTGTATTGATGCCATGGGTGGTTTTTTCCCTTCTCGCGTTATAGGATCCATATAGGCGGGAACTACAGGGATGCCGCAAGTTTGCTCGGCTTTTCGGCAGACGCGTTCCAGATCGGTACCAAGCAGGGCATCGATGCAGCTGGTACAGATCATCAAAACTTTAGGGCGGGGTTTTGTCGAGTCGCATATCTCTTTCGCTGCCTGGGAAATTCGTGCAAGATGACGTCCTGTTACAAGGTCCCGTTCGTCCATGTGCATGTAACATATGCGGTCGGCGAAGCCTGTCTCATTCCCCGCAATTGTCCCATGTCTGCCGCAGCAGCCTGGTGCGACCATTAGCATCATTGCCTCCGGCAACAGCAGCCCCGTGCGTTTAACACCGAATCCGCTGGCGCCCGGTGAGTTATAATGCAGGTGACAGCGCGGCACAGTTTGGTTCATCAGTCCGCCTTGCCTGCGAACGGCAAGTTCTTTTATCGTTGCAAAGAAGGGGTCGTCAGCCATCA from Synergistaceae bacterium encodes the following:
- a CDS encoding NrtA/SsuA/CpmA family ABC transporter substrate-binding protein yields the protein MKKKSLIIYALVVVSAMFFIAAPLLAADFPAKLGITYVKAPLNIPSIVAKELKIFEKSFPGVSLSFPELTQGPQQTAALASGEIGIASCLGATSAILAASEGLDIKIFAIYSRAPKAFMIVVKDPSIKTVRDLKGKKVAGPKGTILHQLLAAALAKEGMTIKDVDHIVMGIPAAGSALENGSVDAALMAGPAAYTSLASGARMLTNGEGLIDATIVIATTAKYMKEYPKVITRFMAAHKKTLAWIKKNPDKAKAMTQKETGLPMEAVNAMYPWYDFDPVIHKTDIEELERTQTFMLENGLQRNKIDISTVIAK
- a CDS encoding nitrogenase component 1, producing MKGLFKFLAPFAPDYSGAVSVLFELGGLIVVYDAGGCTGNICGYDEPRWYGSKTALFSAGLRDMDAIFGRDDKLLDKIADATDNIRCSFIAIISTPAPSVIGTDFKALTRVLRGRTELPVFAVETNGMELYDKGQEKAYMELFKTFAKDKTGQGQMPDIGIIGATPLDMPGLHSAEYITGLLKDWGYKKPACYGMGAGLEEIKKAGEVLCNLVVSPSGLKPAKFLKEKFGTPYIAGFPFAGTEDALRIKIKEAAAGNDDGHNNIKAHGAVNMASSDDNDSLLVINQQVVANAVRESLRIKSGSQHVDVATWFMFDKTISESGDAVLKEEDDLRALITGRGYRGIVGDPLFKRAIPGEWHGVYFNMPHYAVSGSLYDSSCFEDLLQNIKL
- a CDS encoding nitrogenase component 1, with translation MMADDPFFATIKELAVRRQGGLMNQTVPRCHLHYNSPGASGFGVKRTGLLLPEAMMLMVAPGCCGRHGTIAGNETGFADRICYMHMDERDLVTGRHLARISQAAKEICDSTKPRPKVLMICTSCIDALLGTDLERVCRKAEQTCGIPVVPAYMDPITREGKKPPMASIQQSLYYCLKHSEQRSDTVNLLGNFVPLDDDCELRLLLSQAGIQRMNQISACRTFEEYMEMGQASLDLVLTSLAIPAAEDLKKKLGIPYHRLEHLYDINAIREQYSLLAETLEFKLNDTQYYDEARHATEIFSKQHRGMKFAVGQTVNGNPFEISAALIKYGMEVPFIFTHMINEEDRRYIRMLKVSSPETRVYSSVYPAMLNYSNAMSGADVAIGLDAGYYFPDAVCLSWNTERQPFGYRGLISLLRQIEDSIANPKSHREQMHGSYLVI